In Armatimonadota bacterium, the following proteins share a genomic window:
- a CDS encoding hypothetical protein (possible pseudo, internal stop codon, frameshifted) gives MASVTLKHLTKVFKNVVAVNDLNLEIKDKEFLVLVGPSGCGKTTALRMIAGLEEVTSGEIYIGDRLVNDVQPKDRDIAMVFQNYALYPHMTVYDNMAFALRMRKFPKAEIQRRVHEAAKLLGLEGLLDRKPKQLSGGQRQRVALGRAIVREPQVFLMDEPLSNLDAKLRVQTRAELIKLQRRLAVTTIYVTHDQVEAMTMGDRIAVIKDGVLQQVDTPL, from the coding sequence GTGGCATCGGTCACGTTAAAACACCTGACCAAAGTTTTCAAGAACGTCGTTGCCGTCAACGACCTGAATCTGGAAATCAAGGATAAAGAGTTCCTCGTGTTGGTGGGACCTTCGGGCTGCGGGAAGACCACCGCGTTGCGCATGATCGCCGGGCTGGAGGAGGTCACCTCCGGGGAGATTTACATCGGCGACCGACTGGTAAACGATGTGCAACCCAAGGACCGCGATATCGCTATGGTGTTCCAGAACTACGCATTGTACCCGCATATGACGGTGTACGATAACATGGCGTTTGCCCTGCGGATGCGTAAGTTCCCCAAAGCGGAGATTCAGCGGCGGGTGCACGAAGCGGCGAAGCTGCTTGGGCTGGAAGGACTGCTGGACCGCAAGCCCAAACAGCTCTCCGGCGGTCAACGGCAGCGTGTGGCGCTAGGGCGTGCTATCGTACGCGAGCCACAGGTGTTCTTGATGGACGAACCGCTCTCCAACCTCGACGCCAAGCTTCGCGTGCAGACCCGTGCCGAGCTCATCAAACTGCAGCGGCGGCTGGCGGTCACCACCATCTACGTCACCCACGACCAGGTAGAAGCGATGACGATGGGTGACCGCATCGCGGTCATTAAGGACGGGGTCTTGCAGCAGGTGGACACACCGCTTTGA
- a CDS encoding hypothetical protein (possible pseudo, frameshifted), with amino-acid sequence MPKFAADKVQPWVDKQVVFGVRPEDIFDKALAPTTAAHDGNTLKAMVDVIEPMGAVVTTYLTLGTHQIVATIDADTKAKEGEELEIVLDMEKTHLFDKETQKAIY; translated from the coding sequence TTGCCGAAGTTCGCTGCCGATAAGGTGCAGCCGTGGGTGGATAAGCAGGTGGTGTTTGGTGTGCGTCCAGAGGACATCTTCGACAAGGCGCTAGCACCAACTACCGCCGCGCACGACGGAAATACACTGAAGGCGATGGTGGACGTGATTGAGCCGATGGGGGCGGTGGTCACGACGTACCTGACGCTGGGCACGCACCAAATAGTGGCTACCATCGACGCCGATACGAAGGCGAAGGAGGGCGAGGAGCTGGAAATCGTGCTGGACATGGAGAAGACGCATCTGTTTGATAAGGAGACGCAGAAGGCGATTTACTAG
- a CDS encoding hypothetical protein (possible pseudo, frameshifted), giving the protein MNIYHYPANMFVAGFIGTPPMNFLDVTLKRSGEDYYVDGGDFKLLLAEVRCR; this is encoded by the coding sequence TTGAATATCTATCACTATCCGGCGAACATGTTCGTCGCCGGCTTCATCGGCACGCCGCCGATGAACTTCCTGGATGTGACGCTGAAGCGCAGCGGCGAGGACTACTACGTGGACGGCGGCGATTTCAAGCTCCTGCTTGCCGAAGTTCGCTGCCGATAA
- a CDS encoding hypothetical protein (possible pseudo, frameshifted): protein MQKVGSARVRSEWIVQAGSDSHLSVEARQQLTDLLIRAEHVTAIFIAGYYLALETLSLLRSLGLRVPEDVSIVAFDDPSSAAHLNPPLSTVRQPLYEMGQRAMDLLFEVLTSTEPDALCQTIYLPTELVIRESCARLG from the coding sequence ATGCAGAAAGTGGGAAGCGCCCGTGTGCGCTCTGAGTGGATCGTGCAGGCAGGCTCGGACTCACATCTTTCCGTGGAGGCGCGACAGCAGCTGACCGATTTGCTTATCCGCGCCGAGCATGTCACCGCTATCTTCATCGCCGGCTACTACCTCGCGCTGGAAACGCTGAGCTTGTTGCGCTCACTGGGACTGCGTGTGCCCGAGGACGTGAGCATCGTCGCTTTCGACGACCCATCCAGCGCGGCGCATCTCAACCCTCCCCTTTCCACCGTGCGCCAGCCCCTGTACGAAATGGGACAACGTGCGATGGACCTGCTCTTCGAAGTGCTTACCAGCACCGAACCCGACGCTCTCTGCCAGACCATTTACCTGCCCACCGAGCTGGTCATACGCGAGTCGTGCGCGCGGCTGGGATAG
- a CDS encoding AP endonuclease, with product MARPVTLFTGQWADLPLEEMAKKAKEFGYDGLELACWGDHFEVDKALSQDGYVQSRWEILSKYGLKCFAISNHLVGQAVCDNIDERHKAILPPYVWGDGKPEGVKERAAEEMKNTARAARKLFDAAPPEVKAQLKRVVVNGFTGSSIWPFLYSFPPNPPDLVDKGFADFAARWKPILDVFEQEDVYFGLEVHPTEIAFDIVTAQRAIEAVGGHKRFGFNYDPSHLGYQGVDYVAFIRTFRERIFHVHMKDVYWSSTPRLSGVFGGHLNFGHPERYWDFRSLGRGCIDFEGIIRALNEINYQGPLSVEWEDSGMDREHGAKEACAFVKRMDFEPSRIAFDAAFAEK from the coding sequence ATGGCGCGACCGGTTACGCTGTTTACTGGTCAGTGGGCAGACCTTCCGCTGGAAGAGATGGCGAAGAAGGCGAAAGAGTTCGGTTATGACGGTCTGGAGCTCGCCTGCTGGGGCGACCATTTTGAGGTGGACAAAGCGCTGTCGCAGGATGGCTATGTGCAATCGCGCTGGGAGATACTGAGCAAGTATGGGCTGAAGTGCTTCGCGATTAGCAACCATCTGGTAGGGCAGGCAGTGTGTGATAACATCGATGAGCGGCACAAGGCGATTTTGCCCCCTTACGTGTGGGGCGATGGCAAACCCGAAGGGGTCAAAGAGCGCGCTGCAGAAGAGATGAAGAACACCGCCCGCGCGGCTCGCAAGCTGTTCGATGCCGCTCCGCCAGAGGTGAAGGCGCAGCTAAAGCGCGTGGTGGTCAACGGTTTCACAGGCAGCTCCATCTGGCCCTTCCTGTACTCCTTCCCGCCCAACCCGCCGGACCTGGTGGATAAGGGCTTTGCCGATTTCGCCGCGCGGTGGAAACCCATCCTCGACGTGTTCGAGCAGGAGGATGTATATTTCGGGCTGGAAGTGCATCCCACCGAGATCGCCTTCGATATCGTCACGGCGCAGCGAGCGATTGAGGCGGTAGGCGGGCATAAACGCTTCGGCTTCAACTATGACCCCAGCCACCTGGGCTATCAGGGCGTGGACTACGTGGCGTTCATCCGTACGTTCCGCGAGCGCATCTTCCACGTGCACATGAAGGATGTGTACTGGTCGTCCACGCCGCGTCTGTCGGGAGTGTTCGGTGGACACTTGAACTTCGGGCATCCCGAGCGCTACTGGGACTTCCGCTCGCTGGGGCGTGGGTGCATCGACTTCGAGGGCATTATTCGTGCGCTGAACGAGATCAACTACCAGGGACCGCTCTCTGTGGAGTGGGAAGATAGCGGCATGGATCGCGAACACGGCGCGAAGGAAGCGTGCGCTTTTGTGAAGCGCATGGATTTCGAGCCCTCGCGCATCGCCTTTGACGCTGCATTTGCTGAGAAGTAG
- the rbsR gene encoding LacI family transcriptional regulator, giving the protein MRVTIRHIAEEVGVSAMTVSRALRNDKGVSEALRQRILQAAERLNYRPNLLARGLVSQRTYLIGVLIPNLRHSFWLHMVIGIEEVAKREGYTVLICHSDDDLQVEQQEIRSLISRQVEALLIASCNPDRNASFLSTLQQEHIPAVLFDRYSQALHLPYVGCDDRAGARLATEHLVRCKYRKIAHLAGDQSLSVGRDRLLGYQEVMQEAGQQPIVEVCGFGEDNGYKGFRRLFTKHRPDAIFASHDPVAIGAMRAAFEMGLRIPNDVAIVGFADMDCAEHLWVPLTTVWQPKEELGRAAANLAMRLLSGENGATDEHVTLSTHLVVRQSCGALQRGVLLPKEAVVASHQPLSPEKEVYRQ; this is encoded by the coding sequence ATGCGCGTGACCATCAGACACATTGCGGAGGAGGTTGGCGTCTCCGCGATGACGGTCTCCCGAGCCTTGCGTAATGACAAGGGCGTTAGCGAAGCCTTGCGCCAGCGCATTTTGCAGGCAGCGGAACGGCTGAACTATCGTCCAAACCTGCTGGCGCGGGGTCTGGTATCGCAGCGCACTTATCTTATCGGCGTGCTTATCCCCAACCTGCGACACTCCTTCTGGCTGCACATGGTCATAGGTATCGAAGAGGTGGCTAAACGCGAAGGCTACACGGTGCTGATATGTCACTCCGACGACGACCTTCAGGTAGAGCAGCAGGAAATCCGCTCGTTGATTAGCCGGCAAGTGGAAGCGCTGCTGATAGCCTCCTGTAATCCCGACCGTAATGCTTCCTTCCTGAGCACGCTGCAGCAGGAACATATCCCTGCCGTACTATTTGACCGTTACTCACAGGCACTGCATCTCCCTTATGTGGGATGCGATGACCGTGCAGGTGCTCGGCTGGCAACGGAGCACCTGGTACGGTGCAAATACCGAAAAATCGCCCACCTGGCAGGCGACCAGTCGCTCAGTGTGGGACGTGACCGTTTACTAGGCTATCAGGAGGTGATGCAAGAAGCGGGGCAGCAACCCATCGTGGAAGTGTGCGGGTTCGGCGAGGATAACGGCTACAAAGGCTTCCGGCGTTTGTTTACCAAACACCGCCCGGATGCTATCTTTGCCTCCCACGACCCCGTAGCCATCGGCGCGATGCGCGCTGCCTTCGAAATGGGACTAAGAATCCCCAACGATGTGGCTATTGTCGGCTTCGCGGACATGGATTGCGCGGAGCACCTCTGGGTTCCTTTGACCACTGTTTGGCAACCCAAGGAAGAGCTAGGGAGGGCGGCAGCAAACCTCGCCATGCGCCTGCTGAGTGGCGAAAACGGAGCGACGGATGAACACGTTACCCTGTCCACCCACCTTGTCGTGCGCCAGTCCTGTGGCGCGTTGCAGCGTGGCGTGCTGCTCCCGAAAGAGGCTGTCGTAGCATCCCACCAACCACTCTCACCTGAGAAGGAGGTATACCGACAGTGA
- a CDS encoding acetyl-coenzyme A synthetase: MSDGIAEATRAQAAIEALLRENRTFPPSESFRAQANVNDPQIYETAAKDPEAFWAGFASELEWFEPWHRVLEWNPPRAQWFVGGKLNASVNCIDRHLRTARRNKAAIIWEGEPGEERVLTYWDLYREVTKFANVLKRLGVHRGDRVVIYMPMVPEAAIAMLACARIGAPHSVVFGGFSSEALRERINDCGAKLVITADGGYRRGNIVQLKRATDEAVEHCPTVQHVIVLNRAMDPTHVPMLEGRDHWWHRLMEHAPMHCEPEAMDSEDLLYILYTSGSTGKPKGIAHTTGGYLTGVYATTKWVFDLKEDDVFWCTADIGWVTGHSYVVYGPLANGATVLMYEGAPDYPDRDRFWALVEKYRVTIFYTAPTAIRAFMKWGPQYPQRHDLSSLRLLGSVGEPINPEAWMWYHVYIGGQRCPIVDTWWQTETGHILITPLPGITTTKPGSATRPFPGIEADVFNEQGESVPLGAGGYLVIKKPWPGMLRTIYGDPERYVQQYWSRFPGIYFTGDGCKRDEEGYYWLLGRVDDVMNVAGHRISTMEVESALVDHPAVAEAAVIGKSHEIKGQAIAAFVTLKEGHRPSSEMVDELKEHVVQKIGPIARPDDILFTAELPKTRSGKIMRRLLRDIAEGRALGDTTTLADPSVVAALRQQYEESET; encoded by the coding sequence ATGAGCGACGGCATCGCAGAAGCAACCAGAGCACAGGCGGCAATCGAAGCCCTGTTGCGAGAGAATCGTACTTTCCCACCTTCCGAATCGTTCCGCGCGCAGGCGAACGTGAACGACCCACAGATATACGAAACTGCTGCGAAAGACCCGGAAGCATTCTGGGCAGGTTTTGCCAGCGAACTGGAGTGGTTCGAACCCTGGCACAGGGTGTTAGAATGGAATCCGCCCCGTGCGCAATGGTTCGTCGGCGGGAAACTGAACGCCTCGGTGAACTGTATAGACAGACACCTGCGCACAGCCCGACGCAACAAAGCAGCTATCATCTGGGAGGGCGAGCCCGGCGAAGAGCGAGTGCTTACTTACTGGGACCTGTACCGCGAGGTGACCAAATTTGCCAATGTGCTAAAACGGCTTGGTGTACATCGCGGCGACCGGGTAGTTATCTATATGCCGATGGTGCCCGAAGCAGCGATAGCCATGCTTGCCTGCGCGCGTATTGGCGCGCCGCACTCGGTGGTATTTGGTGGCTTCTCGTCTGAAGCGCTGCGCGAACGCATCAACGACTGCGGCGCGAAGCTGGTCATCACCGCAGACGGAGGCTATCGACGCGGCAACATCGTGCAGCTGAAGCGCGCTACCGATGAAGCGGTAGAGCACTGCCCAACCGTACAACACGTTATCGTGCTCAACCGTGCGATGGACCCCACACACGTGCCCATGCTGGAGGGGCGCGACCACTGGTGGCACCGCCTGATGGAACACGCTCCTATGCACTGCGAGCCGGAAGCAATGGATTCGGAAGACCTGCTGTACATCCTGTACACCTCCGGCTCCACCGGCAAGCCCAAGGGCATTGCCCACACCACAGGCGGTTATCTCACGGGCGTTTATGCCACGACCAAATGGGTGTTCGACCTCAAAGAGGATGATGTGTTCTGGTGCACCGCCGATATCGGTTGGGTTACCGGACACTCGTACGTGGTGTATGGTCCTCTTGCCAACGGCGCAACGGTGCTCATGTACGAAGGCGCACCAGACTACCCCGACCGCGACCGCTTCTGGGCGTTGGTCGAAAAATATCGGGTAACGATATTCTACACTGCGCCCACCGCCATCCGCGCCTTCATGAAGTGGGGACCGCAATACCCTCAACGACATGACCTTTCCAGCCTGCGCCTGCTGGGCAGCGTGGGAGAACCTATTAACCCTGAGGCGTGGATGTGGTATCACGTATACATTGGCGGGCAGCGATGTCCCATCGTGGATACCTGGTGGCAGACCGAGACAGGGCATATCCTCATTACCCCGTTGCCCGGCATCACCACTACCAAGCCCGGCTCCGCCACGCGACCCTTCCCCGGTATCGAAGCGGATGTATTCAACGAGCAGGGCGAGTCGGTACCGCTGGGCGCAGGAGGCTATCTGGTTATCAAAAAGCCCTGGCCCGGTATGTTGCGCACTATCTACGGCGACCCCGAGCGCTACGTACAGCAGTACTGGAGTCGCTTCCCCGGCATCTATTTCACCGGCGACGGCTGTAAACGCGATGAAGAGGGATACTACTGGCTGCTGGGGCGTGTCGATGACGTGATGAACGTGGCAGGACACCGCATCAGCACGATGGAAGTGGAATCCGCTCTCGTAGACCATCCAGCGGTCGCTGAGGCGGCGGTCATTGGCAAGTCGCATGAAATCAAGGGGCAGGCGATAGCTGCCTTCGTCACGCTGAAAGAAGGGCATCGCCCAAGCAGCGAAATGGTAGACGAGCTGAAAGAGCACGTGGTACAAAAGATTGGTCCCATCGCTCGCCCTGACGACATCCTCTTCACAGCGGAACTGCCCAAGACCCGCTCCGGTAAAATCATGCGTCGCCTGCTACGCGACATCGCCGAAGGGCGCGCCCTGGGCGATACGACCACGCTGGCAGACCCATCGGTCGTTGCCGCCCTGCGCCAGCAGTACGAGGAAAGCGAGACATAA
- a CDS encoding dolichyl-phosphate beta-D-mannosyltransferase gives MVTEPENQHHAVVVIPTYNERENLPLVCQQVLQATDGQVHILVVDDNSPDGTGQIADELATQHPQIHVMHRERKEGLGRAYVAGFKQALDMGYQLIAQMDADLSHDPKDLPRLLEAAVSADLIIGSRYVPGGDVSNWSRQRFWLSFFANQYVRWITHLPVRDATGGYRCWRRQVLEAINLDTIRSNGYAFQIEMAYRAYRHGFHLQEIPIVFTERRAGKS, from the coding sequence ATGGTCACGGAACCTGAAAACCAGCACCACGCAGTGGTGGTCATCCCGACCTACAACGAGCGGGAGAACTTGCCCCTGGTATGCCAGCAGGTGCTGCAGGCAACGGACGGACAGGTGCACATCCTGGTTGTGGATGACAACTCGCCTGACGGTACCGGTCAGATCGCGGACGAGCTGGCAACACAACATCCGCAGATCCACGTAATGCACCGCGAGCGGAAAGAGGGATTGGGGCGCGCCTACGTGGCGGGGTTCAAACAGGCACTGGATATGGGTTACCAGCTGATTGCCCAGATGGATGCCGACCTCTCGCACGATCCCAAGGACCTGCCGAGGCTTCTTGAAGCGGCTGTTTCAGCGGATCTGATAATTGGTTCACGTTATGTGCCAGGAGGCGATGTCAGCAACTGGTCTCGCCAGCGATTCTGGCTCAGCTTTTTCGCTAATCAATACGTCAGATGGATAACCCACCTACCAGTGCGCGATGCAACAGGCGGCTACCGTTGCTGGAGACGTCAGGTGTTAGAAGCCATCAACCTGGATACCATCCGCTCCAACGGCTACGCTTTCCAGATAGAGATGGCATATCGTGCTTATCGGCATGGTTTTCATCTTCAGGAAATCCCCATCGTCTTCACCGAGCGACGCGCGGGCAAGTCCTAA